Proteins encoded in a region of the Candidatus Nitrosomarinus catalina genome:
- a CDS encoding very short patch repair endonuclease — protein sequence MDWRKFQLFLQIIATFLLGRIDCKDTATGFEMTDIFTPEKRSWVMSQIRGKNTKIEIKMKKILKETGYKFEMHPEMYGNPDFAHKRKRIAIFCDGDFWHGYRYDIKKKPAKKYWRDKIENNMRRDKRYGRNLRRDGWSVLRLWEHDIEKNPEKCRRKILAKFRSR from the coding sequence TTGGATTGGAGAAAATTCCAATTATTTTTACAGATCATTGCCACATTCCTTTTAGGACGCATTGATTGTAAAGACACAGCAACAGGTTTTGAAATGACAGACATCTTTACACCAGAAAAAAGATCATGGGTCATGTCCCAGATACGTGGAAAAAATACAAAGATAGAAATCAAAATGAAAAAGATTCTCAAAGAAACGGGATACAAGTTTGAGATGCATCCTGAGATGTACGGCAACCCCGACTTTGCACACAAGAGAAAGAGGATAGCAATATTCTGTGACGGGGACTTTTGGCACGGTTACAGATATGACATAAAGAAAAAGCCTGCAAAAAAATACTGGCGCGACAAGATTGAAAACAACATGAGACGAGACAAAAGATACGGCCGAAATCTCAGACGGGACGGGTGGTCGGTCCTCAGATTATGGGAGCACGATATTGAAAAAAATCCTGAGAAATGCAGACGGAAGATACTGGCAAAGTTTCGTTCCAGATGA
- a CDS encoding tetratricopeptide repeat protein, with amino-acid sequence MVRKITELEKVLIQKSKPPDEAAYFLKKGVKLSEEKKYAEAIACYDKVIELNPRSKAAWHNKALDSLHLDKYEEALTCYEETIRIDPTHSHSWCGKGVSCIRLKKIPEAVACFEEAVRLDPTDEIARQNKTTALQWQRENRVE; translated from the coding sequence ATGGTACGAAAAATAACAGAACTTGAAAAAGTTCTAATACAAAAATCAAAACCACCTGACGAAGCGGCCTATTTTTTAAAAAAGGGCGTAAAGTTAAGTGAAGAGAAAAAATATGCTGAAGCAATTGCATGTTATGACAAAGTCATAGAGTTGAATCCTAGATCTAAAGCTGCTTGGCATAACAAAGCACTTGATTCACTTCATCTGGACAAGTACGAAGAAGCCCTTACTTGTTACGAGGAAACAATTAGGATAGACCCTACACATTCTCACAGCTGGTGTGGCAAGGGAGTTTCATGCATACGTCTGAAAAAAATTCCTGAGGCAGTTGCATGTTTTGAGGAAGCAGTTCGGTTAGACCCTACAGATGAAATTGCAAGACAAAACAAAACAACTGCACTCCAATGGCAAAGGGAGAATAGAGTTGAGTGA
- a CDS encoding pentapeptide repeat-containing protein — MADEEIVKEIRNRNGNNTDFKSTDLEGADLRGVKLTGLDLSGANLRGADLRGADLILASLEGADLRGVKLTGLDLESASLEGVDLRGAKLNGAELSGVNLSGVNLIGAELRGAELEGASLRGAKLSFTDLSGANLIDAELTDLGFSGVNLSGANLRGLDLKDLNLNGLDFRGVNLSGANLRGVDLKDANLRGAELEGVDLRGAELEGASLIGANLKDADLSGANLKLANLKLANLSGANLTNANLKDTDLG, encoded by the coding sequence ATGGCAGATGAAGAAATTGTAAAAGAAATCAGGAACAGGAATGGCAATAACACTGATTTTAAAAGTACGGATTTGGAAGGTGCGGATTTGAGAGGTGTAAAATTGACAGGTTTAGATTTGAGTGGTGCGAATTTGAGAGGTGCGGATTTGAGAGGTGCGGATTTGATACTTGCAAGTTTGGAAGGTGCGGATTTGAGAGGTGTAAAATTGACAGGTTTGGATTTGGAAAGTGCGAGTTTGGAAGGTGTGGATTTGAGAGGTGCGAAATTAAATGGTGCGGAATTGAGTGGTGTGAATTTGAGTGGTGTGAATTTGATAGGTGCGGAATTGAGAGGTGCGGAATTGGAAGGTGCGAGTTTGAGAGGTGCGAAATTGTCCTTTACGGATTTGAGTGGTGCGAATTTGATAGATGCGGAATTGACAGATTTAGGTTTTAGTGGTGTGAATTTGAGTGGTGCGAATTTGAGAGGTTTGGATTTGAAAGATTTGAATTTGAATGGTTTGGATTTTAGAGGTGTGAATTTGAGTGGTGCGAATTTGAGAGGTGTGGATTTGAAAGATGCGAATTTGAGAGGTGCGGAATTGGAAGGTGTGGATTTGAGAGGTGCGGAATTGGAAGGTGCAAGTTTGATAGGTGCAAATTTGAAAGATGCAGATTTGAGTGGTGCGAATTTGAAACTTGCGAATTTGAAACTTGCGAATTTGAGTGGTGCGAATTTGACGAATGCGAATTTGAAAGATACGGATTTAGGATAG
- a CDS encoding DNA repair helicase, which yields MGLKNINLKEEYRSDVDDIVAEFFFPCLSNCIEYDRCVNYLSVQALATISMAFDNFSSGKSKLRMITGHRFKTEDLNLFTKLFSEKFTKSFEGKFIRNSKIQKLQNIVNNGQIELKIAIPNSERIADAFSERIGIFIDEEDEQVAFTGTSKESFSTQTRDFESVDVFTSWNDKSRVERKRKDFEDLWQNKTKYVEVCDFMYAEENNLLKYSTKWVTEI from the coding sequence ATGGGTTTGAAAAATATCAACTTAAAGGAAGAATATCGTTCTGACGTGGACGATATTGTTGCAGAATTCTTTTTCCCATGCTTGAGTAACTGCATCGAATACGATAGATGTGTCAATTATCTGTCAGTTCAGGCATTAGCTACAATATCAATGGCATTTGATAATTTCAGTTCAGGTAAATCAAAATTAAGAATGATCACAGGGCATAGATTCAAAACAGAAGATTTGAATTTATTTACAAAATTATTTTCTGAAAAATTTACAAAGTCATTTGAGGGAAAATTTATCAGAAATAGTAAAATTCAGAAATTACAAAACATCGTAAATAACGGACAAATTGAATTAAAAATTGCAATTCCAAATTCAGAGAGAATTGCAGATGCATTTTCTGAAAGAATTGGAATTTTCATTGATGAGGAAGACGAGCAAGTAGCATTTACAGGAACATCCAAGGAATCATTTTCAACACAGACAAGGGATTTTGAATCAGTTGATGTTTTTACATCATGGAATGACAAATCAAGAGTGGAAAGAAAAAGAAAAGATTTTGAAGACCTGTGGCAAAATAAAACAAAATACGTAGAAGTGTGTGATTTTATGTATGCTGAGGAAAATAATCTTTTGAAATATTCAACAAAGTGGGTTACAGAAATCTAA
- the endA gene encoding tRNA-intron lyase yields MDETIEVRGDLILDQACISEHKMIHDLEQKGFGEITKGKLFLKSFETLYLLYTRKLFLKKNKKQIDFDTFMNICQKTNPEILTKFLIFRDLKTRGYVVKDGFGFGSDFRVYERGHFGEKGAKFLIFGLNEGQQEKMGALQKKIDEITQMGKEPIIAVIERRGEVIYYKINKMNFLENKSRLEGNFEF; encoded by the coding sequence ATGGATGAGACTATTGAAGTTAGAGGAGACTTGATTTTAGATCAAGCCTGTATTTCCGAACATAAGATGATCCATGATCTTGAGCAAAAGGGATTTGGTGAAATCACTAAAGGGAAATTATTTCTAAAGTCTTTTGAAACATTGTATTTGCTATATACTCGTAAATTATTTCTAAAGAAAAATAAAAAACAAATTGATTTTGATACTTTTATGAATATTTGTCAAAAAACAAATCCTGAGATTCTAACAAAATTTTTGATATTTAGAGATCTAAAGACCAGAGGATATGTTGTTAAAGACGGATTTGGATTTGGTTCTGATTTTCGAGTTTATGAAAGGGGCCATTTTGGTGAGAAGGGTGCCAAATTCTTGATTTTTGGTCTTAACGAAGGGCAACAAGAGAAGATGGGCGCATTACAAAAAAAGATTGATGAGATTACTCAAATGGGAAAAGAGCCTATTATTGCAGTAATTGAAAGACGTGGTGAAGTAATTTATTACAAAATCAATAAAATGAATTTCCTAGAAAATAAAAGCCGTTTAGAAGGAAATTTTGAATTTTAG
- a CDS encoding 50S ribosomal protein L16, with product MHGANYRDGTGQVFTRKEYIKGKPQIKIAKFQGGKRGTYEYCVQLLMNERLQIRHMAIESTRLAANKTLEKTTGESGYYSRLRIYPHNLLRENKQIATAGADRVSEGMRRSWGKATSLGARVRQGQCIMELYVNGEAYLTAAKKALHGACVKLPGTPTIKVIEWNKPSP from the coding sequence ATGCATGGTGCAAACTATAGAGACGGTACAGGTCAAGTATTCACAAGAAAGGAATACATCAAAGGAAAACCACAAATTAAAATTGCAAAATTTCAAGGTGGTAAAAGAGGCACCTACGAATACTGTGTTCAATTATTGATGAACGAACGTCTTCAAATTAGACATATGGCCATTGAATCAACCAGATTAGCAGCTAACAAAACACTAGAAAAAACAACTGGTGAATCGGGTTACTATTCAAGACTTAGAATTTATCCACATAATCTCTTAAGAGAAAATAAACAAATTGCCACTGCTGGTGCAGACAGAGTTTCAGAAGGTATGAGAAGATCATGGGGCAAAGCAACCAGTTTAGGTGCAAGAGTAAGACAAGGACAATGCATTATGGAACTGTACGTCAATGGTGAAGCATATCTAACTGCAGCAAAGAAAGCACTTCACGGAGCATGTGTAAAACTACCAGGCACTCCAACAATCAAAGTGATTGAATGGAATAAACCATCACCATAG
- a CDS encoding cation:proton antiporter encodes MQNLSLQLDSSTIQNSLNSTVNTLIEQVTPELPHTSFVTDLAFIMIIGSIVTLAFFKIRQPLIIGYLFAGMLIGPLSPLWTWILPENNSPSEMLDGVGILSDISALHLFSEIGVILLLFVIGIEFPYAKIKSIGKVSVGVGTIGLFSTLGVLFYASTALGLQFMDALFISAALSISSTAIIVKILEEMGKIKKESSILVLGILIVEDVIAVILISTLQSVALVGSVSIESIIVVVLVAVGLIVGTFTIGTRIVPGLIDRVAAAENREILLLSVLGVCFGYALLANIVGLSVAIGAFLAGVLVAESKSAEVAKLLSSPIKDMFVAIFFISVGALMDVSQLENYIFIAIALIAVATGMKFGGNMLGNFIFRQKRGKALRSAFTLAAPRGEFSIVIVKVGVDIGAVSAFLFPLVGIISIITAFISPFLVKASDRIVPALEEKEDV; translated from the coding sequence ATGCAAAATCTTTCGTTACAATTGGATTCCAGTACAATTCAAAATTCTCTTAACTCTACTGTTAACACTTTGATTGAACAAGTAACTCCGGAATTACCACATACAAGTTTTGTAACTGATTTAGCTTTTATCATGATCATAGGTTCTATTGTTACACTTGCATTTTTTAAAATTAGACAACCTTTGATTATTGGATATCTGTTTGCAGGAATGCTGATTGGTCCGTTGTCTCCTCTTTGGACTTGGATATTGCCTGAAAATAATTCCCCGTCTGAAATGTTAGATGGTGTTGGAATTTTATCAGATATCTCTGCATTGCATTTGTTTTCAGAGATTGGTGTAATTTTATTACTATTTGTTATCGGAATTGAATTTCCATATGCAAAGATCAAATCCATTGGAAAAGTATCTGTCGGTGTAGGAACAATTGGACTGTTCTCTACATTGGGTGTTTTGTTTTATGCTTCAACTGCACTTGGTTTGCAATTTATGGATGCATTATTCATTTCAGCAGCTTTGTCAATTTCTAGTACTGCCATTATTGTTAAAATTTTAGAAGAGATGGGAAAAATCAAAAAAGAATCGTCTATCCTTGTTTTAGGTATTTTGATTGTCGAAGACGTAATTGCTGTAATTTTGATTTCTACATTACAATCAGTTGCTCTAGTCGGATCTGTATCTATAGAGTCCATAATTGTAGTTGTATTAGTTGCAGTAGGCCTTATTGTTGGAACCTTTACTATTGGAACTCGAATAGTTCCAGGTTTAATTGATAGAGTTGCAGCTGCTGAAAATCGTGAAATTTTACTTCTAAGTGTTCTTGGGGTGTGCTTTGGTTATGCCTTACTGGCAAATATTGTGGGATTGTCTGTTGCAATTGGTGCCTTTTTAGCTGGCGTATTGGTAGCAGAATCAAAATCTGCTGAGGTTGCAAAATTGCTTTCCAGTCCAATCAAAGACATGTTTGTAGCAATATTTTTCATTTCTGTAGGCGCATTGATGGATGTTTCACAACTTGAAAATTATATTTTCATTGCAATTGCTCTGATTGCTGTTGCCACTGGTATGAAATTTGGTGGAAATATGTTGGGTAATTTCATCTTCAGACAAAAACGTGGAAAAGCACTCCGTTCAGCATTTACATTAGCTGCTCCTCGTGGTGAATTCTCAATTGTAATTGTAAAAGTTGGAGTTGATATTGGCGCAGTATCTGCATTCTTGTTCCCTCTTGTTGGTATAATTTCAATTATTACTGCATTTATTTCCCCATTCTTAGTTAAAGCAAGTGACAGAATTGTTCCTGCATTGGAGGAAAAAGAGGATGTCTGA
- a CDS encoding chemotaxis protein — MVSKTSKKKVVKAVKKQPSPAAVLKKVSSVSDSNKALQKEIKVMSKIFGENQKVLVSMKGMIDTLTSTLEHIQKQSKQINIIEDDTQKLYAGLNQVRTQSNLISKINNQTEKLENELSRISEVQKKSKPQEISQKVEESMNSISNNSQMIIKIAQRIDEVRDDLREVSGKTNSFLEISSEMNKLKENIEEISGKTDNINTSSQVVESLKQEFEKIIEGVTDASTVNAELEAIKISIDAISSKASKIDSLGGVIDGLKQQFETVSSTVNSSDAISLESVRELGGKIDKIETEISSLAKRADSTAFVGENLKEVQEDFSNFKSNVYDKTNNIEQKIVSVSDTLKRQEASTEEFHKKSEKLFEEIQSVRNVTNKASSDSSKEIMALLKLSEYQSNIRMNTESKYGDAKDIEKMAKLTTEIVNLFDKISNESGEKIPLPHEVRQWAVSKMLDCADRWEIRFSDVYSILTNAIGRDMLKEAIRIQQVRDIYGIRAVDEIRNDLNIS, encoded by the coding sequence ATGGTTTCTAAGACAAGTAAGAAAAAAGTTGTAAAAGCAGTCAAAAAACAACCTAGTCCTGCAGCAGTATTAAAAAAAGTTTCATCAGTTTCAGACTCTAACAAAGCACTACAGAAGGAAATTAAAGTCATGTCAAAGATATTTGGGGAAAATCAAAAAGTCCTGGTTTCCATGAAAGGAATGATTGACACATTAACATCGACATTAGAACATATTCAAAAACAATCTAAACAAATCAACATCATAGAAGACGATACTCAAAAATTGTATGCAGGATTAAATCAAGTGAGAACACAATCTAATTTAATAAGTAAAATAAACAATCAAACTGAAAAATTAGAAAACGAATTAAGCAGAATTTCAGAAGTACAAAAGAAATCAAAGCCTCAAGAAATATCTCAAAAAGTTGAAGAGAGTATGAATTCAATTTCAAATAATTCGCAAATGATCATAAAAATTGCACAAAGAATTGACGAGGTCAGAGATGACTTGAGAGAAGTCTCTGGAAAAACAAATTCATTTTTAGAAATCAGTTCAGAGATGAATAAACTCAAAGAAAATATCGAAGAGATTTCTGGAAAAACAGATAACATCAATACAAGTAGTCAGGTAGTTGAAAGTCTGAAACAAGAATTTGAGAAAATAATTGAAGGGGTTACAGACGCATCAACTGTAAATGCAGAATTAGAAGCAATCAAAATTTCAATTGATGCAATATCTTCAAAAGCCTCAAAAATTGATTCATTGGGAGGCGTGATAGATGGCCTCAAACAACAATTTGAAACAGTGTCATCAACTGTAAACTCTAGTGATGCAATTAGCCTAGAATCAGTTAGAGAATTGGGTGGCAAAATTGATAAAATTGAAACTGAGATTAGCTCCCTAGCAAAGAGGGCTGATTCAACTGCATTTGTGGGCGAAAACCTAAAAGAAGTTCAAGAAGATTTCTCAAATTTCAAATCCAATGTTTATGATAAAACAAACAACATTGAACAAAAAATTGTTTCAGTATCTGACACACTAAAGAGACAAGAAGCATCAACTGAAGAATTCCATAAAAAATCAGAAAAACTCTTTGAAGAAATACAATCAGTGAGAAATGTTACAAACAAGGCTTCCAGTGATTCCTCAAAAGAAATTATGGCCCTACTGAAACTATCAGAGTATCAATCAAACATCAGGATGAATACAGAATCAAAGTACGGGGATGCAAAAGACATTGAGAAAATGGCAAAACTTACAACTGAAATTGTAAATTTGTTTGATAAAATTTCAAACGAATCAGGTGAAAAAATACCTTTACCACACGAGGTAAGACAATGGGCAGTCAGTAAAATGCTAGATTGTGCTGATAGATGGGAGATAAGATTTAGTGACGTATACTCAATTCTAACAAATGCCATAGGCAGAGACATGTTAAAAGAAGCAATTAGAATTCAACAAGTAAGAGACATCTATGGAATTAGAGCAGTAGATGAAATTAGAAATGATCTAAATATTTCTTAG
- a CDS encoding glycosyltransferase encodes MAGNPFIALVFDLFIISAILITAYTCNFYYLVLLANKRNKSIETVDLGTPSVTIQLPIYNEKYVAKRLVDAVCNLDYPKNQMNIMVLDDSDDDTVDLLEKTVNYYKTQGFQIEHIRRGTRKGYKAGALKYAMQITDTELVAIFDADFIPPTWFLKKAIPHFSKSNIGLIQCRWGHVNENYSTITKVQALSLDFHFLIEQKAKSDSHLFMNFNGTAGIWKRDCIEDAGGWHTATLVEDLDLSYRAQMKGWKCVFLPDIVVDAELPAQMNAAKRQQFRWAKGSIQCATKLLYDITAKRKISVETKVQAFVQLTRHIVYPLMLIQFLALPILLAGQVNLYVVSFLPVITFATYLAMGPGAYILIIQNMYGKSWKSKAKLLPALLVYNAGMSVNNTVAVFDAIFGRKNEFLRTPKYGIIKKEDDWKGKAYNLPFTQTTLLEIFFGVYGILAIFISIFSNNPVFVPIIAIQTIGFFFIAYMSLSHTRFKRNKSSEQRKMTKKEKMANTVYKLSMVGILGLIIFGGFMAINGYNSDIYPLDRIRGHFDGIIGSSDPEVIRAHLIAIQLDMEPLLEKLPETTDTQSQIISKNPVWIFATESTNFIRIQNDVDTMLASLDNISTIPQDNSAYHTAMLDINNRADLLRQNIMDATPYMYVSITNMLSSVIWIAVIIGIFSALKRKRTQLKESDSIGV; translated from the coding sequence ATGGCTGGAAACCCTTTCATTGCATTAGTGTTTGATTTGTTTATTATTTCTGCTATTTTGATTACTGCATATACTTGCAATTTTTACTATCTTGTTTTACTTGCAAACAAACGAAATAAATCAATTGAAACTGTTGATTTGGGAACCCCCTCTGTAACAATTCAACTTCCAATTTACAATGAAAAATATGTTGCAAAACGACTTGTAGATGCAGTATGTAATTTGGATTACCCAAAAAATCAAATGAATATTATGGTTTTAGATGACTCTGATGATGACACTGTTGATTTACTAGAAAAAACTGTAAACTATTACAAGACACAGGGATTCCAAATTGAACATATTAGACGTGGAACAAGAAAGGGGTACAAAGCAGGTGCTCTCAAATATGCGATGCAAATTACTGACACTGAACTTGTAGCAATATTTGATGCAGATTTTATCCCTCCAACATGGTTTCTTAAAAAAGCAATTCCTCATTTTTCAAAATCAAACATTGGTTTAATTCAATGCCGTTGGGGTCATGTAAATGAAAATTATTCCACTATCACAAAAGTGCAAGCTCTTAGTCTTGATTTTCATTTTCTAATTGAGCAAAAGGCAAAAAGTGATTCTCATTTGTTTATGAACTTCAATGGCACTGCTGGAATTTGGAAACGTGATTGTATTGAGGATGCAGGTGGTTGGCATACTGCAACTTTAGTTGAAGATCTTGACTTGAGTTATAGAGCACAGATGAAGGGATGGAAATGTGTATTCCTACCTGACATTGTAGTTGATGCAGAACTTCCTGCTCAAATGAATGCTGCTAAAAGACAACAATTTCGATGGGCAAAAGGCTCAATTCAATGTGCCACAAAGTTACTTTATGATATTACTGCAAAACGTAAAATTTCTGTTGAAACTAAAGTACAGGCATTTGTTCAATTAACTCGTCATATTGTTTATCCATTAATGTTAATTCAATTTTTGGCATTGCCGATACTTTTAGCTGGTCAAGTTAATCTTTATGTCGTAAGTTTTCTACCTGTCATTACCTTTGCAACTTATCTTGCAATGGGTCCTGGTGCATACATTTTGATTATTCAAAATATGTATGGGAAGTCGTGGAAATCTAAAGCAAAGTTGCTGCCTGCATTATTGGTTTACAATGCTGGAATGTCTGTAAATAACACTGTTGCAGTTTTTGATGCTATCTTTGGTAGAAAAAATGAATTCCTTCGAACCCCAAAATATGGTATAATCAAAAAAGAAGATGACTGGAAAGGAAAGGCATACAATTTACCTTTTACACAAACAACTCTTTTGGAAATATTTTTTGGTGTCTATGGCATACTTGCAATTTTTATCTCAATCTTTTCAAATAATCCTGTATTTGTTCCAATTATTGCAATTCAAACTATTGGATTTTTCTTTATTGCTTACATGAGTCTCTCTCATACTCGATTTAAAAGAAATAAATCAAGTGAACAACGTAAAATGACGAAGAAAGAGAAAATGGCAAATACTGTTTACAAACTATCAATGGTTGGAATTTTAGGTTTGATAATTTTTGGTGGATTTATGGCCATTAATGGATATAATTCAGATATCTACCCTTTAGATAGAATTAGAGGTCATTTTGACGGAATAATAGGCTCATCTGACCCAGAAGTTATTCGTGCACATCTAATTGCAATTCAATTAGATATGGAACCATTATTGGAAAAACTACCTGAGACTACTGACACACAAAGTCAAATTATTTCAAAGAATCCTGTATGGATTTTTGCAACTGAATCAACCAACTTTATTAGAATTCAAAATGATGTTGATACAATGCTTGCAAGTTTAGACAACATTTCAACTATTCCTCAAGATAATTCTGCATATCACACAGCAATGTTGGATATCAACAACAGAGCCGATTTGCTCCGACAAAATATTATGGATGCCACTCCGTACATGTATGTCAGCATTACAAATATGCTTTCTAGTGTTATTTGGATTGCAGTAATAATTGGAATATTTTCTGCATTAAAACGAAAAAGAACACAACTTAAAGAATCTGATTCAATCGGTGTCTAA
- a CDS encoding 4Fe-4S dicluster domain-containing protein has product MSLLLKDRVWSMEAPTAKRGVYPLHGFKLGLYRLPIVLEDPNEIKSVHDGLKKAFEMDMYADRIYATYRWKEQNMEDPDEKGYEEVDLSVTVEIVTGEVVDIIYQVFPIEKFGDPNWVKDYRKKADHFAKMVIDTILRNTILADKMISYLAKSEKIPELNAIQRLEELTPLAKIVLGAKPKPIEATDDEEEEDDASIEIPDGAKPGPIDVEYKSKMKPSAVYEAAEHTIKTWGRKGTSNGIMGIWGEFVSVDYDICVADGGCIEACPVGVYEWFDSPGNPASDQKPLMSKEPDCIFCLACEGVCPPQAIKIYEQK; this is encoded by the coding sequence ATGTCATTACTTTTAAAAGATCGGGTTTGGTCAATGGAAGCCCCAACGGCAAAGCGTGGAGTATACCCATTACATGGATTCAAACTTGGTTTATACCGATTACCTATAGTACTTGAGGACCCAAATGAAATTAAATCCGTTCATGATGGTTTGAAAAAAGCATTTGAAATGGATATGTACGCAGATAGAATTTACGCTACATATCGTTGGAAAGAGCAAAACATGGAAGATCCTGATGAGAAAGGGTACGAAGAAGTTGATTTATCTGTAACAGTAGAAATTGTCACTGGAGAAGTTGTTGATATAATTTATCAGGTATTTCCAATTGAGAAATTTGGAGATCCTAACTGGGTTAAAGATTATAGAAAGAAAGCAGACCATTTTGCAAAAATGGTAATTGATACTATTTTGAGAAATACAATTTTGGCAGATAAGATGATTTCTTATTTGGCAAAAAGTGAAAAGATTCCTGAACTAAATGCAATTCAAAGATTGGAGGAACTAACTCCTTTGGCAAAAATTGTTCTTGGTGCAAAACCAAAACCAATTGAAGCAACAGATGATGAAGAAGAAGAAGATGACGCATCCATTGAAATTCCAGACGGTGCAAAACCTGGACCAATTGATGTTGAGTACAAATCAAAAATGAAACCATCTGCTGTTTATGAAGCTGCAGAACACACAATCAAAACCTGGGGTCGTAAAGGTACCAGTAATGGAATAATGGGTATTTGGGGAGAATTTGTCTCAGTAGATTATGATATTTGTGTTGCAGATGGTGGATGTATAGAAGCTTGTCCAGTTGGAGTTTACGAATGGTTTGATTCTCCAGGAAATCCTGCATCTGATCAAAAACCATTGATGTCAAAAGAACCTGATTGTATTTTCTGTCTTGCATGCGAAGGTGTATGTCCTCCACAAGCAATCAAAATCTATGAACAAAAATAA
- a CDS encoding sulfurtransferase, giving the protein MSYAHPEVLVDTEWLSQNPPNENRKLVEVDYDPVNGYQKGHINGASLIWWKRDINDPVTRDIIAKKEFEALMSKNGITADTEVILYGDFNNWFAAFVFWVFKIYGHENLKIMNGGRKKWELENRDYTTDEPQIASSQYVAQPPDEGLRAYLFDVSRGIGKEDTVMVDVRSPAEFSGQITAPPEYPMEHAQRGGHIPEANNIPWATAVNDADGTFKGVEELRQNYEPKGVTPDKDVICYCRIGERSSHSWFVLKYLLGYPKVRNYDGSWTEWGNMIGNPVEK; this is encoded by the coding sequence ATGAGCTACGCACATCCTGAAGTATTAGTTGACACTGAATGGTTATCACAAAACCCTCCAAATGAAAATAGAAAATTAGTTGAAGTTGATTATGATCCTGTAAACGGATATCAAAAAGGTCACATTAATGGTGCAAGTCTCATATGGTGGAAACGTGATATCAATGACCCTGTGACTCGTGACATAATTGCTAAAAAAGAATTTGAAGCATTAATGTCCAAAAATGGAATCACTGCTGACACTGAAGTTATTCTTTATGGTGATTTCAATAATTGGTTTGCTGCTTTTGTTTTTTGGGTTTTCAAAATTTATGGACATGAAAATCTAAAGATAATGAATGGTGGAAGAAAAAAATGGGAATTAGAAAATCGTGATTACACTACTGACGAACCACAAATCGCTTCATCACAATACGTTGCACAACCACCTGATGAGGGTTTACGTGCATATCTATTTGATGTTAGTAGAGGAATTGGAAAAGAAGACACTGTAATGGTTGATGTGCGCTCTCCTGCAGAATTTTCAGGTCAAATAACCGCTCCACCAGAATATCCTATGGAGCATGCACAAAGAGGTGGACATATTCCTGAAGCAAATAATATTCCATGGGCAACTGCTGTAAATGATGCTGATGGAACATTCAAAGGAGTTGAAGAACTAAGACAAAATTATGAACCAAAAGGTGTAACTCCTGACAAAGATGTGATTTGTTATTGTCGAATTGGCGAACGTTCATCACACAGCTGGTTTGTTTTAAAATATTTACTTGGATATCCAAAGGTAAGAAACTATGATGGCTCCTGGACTGAATGGGGTAACATGATAGGAAACCCTGTGGAAAAATAA